In Thermoanaerobaculia bacterium, the following are encoded in one genomic region:
- a CDS encoding exodeoxyribonuclease VII small subunit produces the protein MSFEKALERLEAIVEKLEAEELGLDASLALFEEGIGLSRVCQEKLSEVERRVEIVLKDAGGRYAAAPFEEEDAGAAPEENGKNAPPESAD, from the coding sequence ATGAGCTTCGAAAAGGCGCTCGAGCGCCTCGAGGCGATCGTCGAGAAGCTCGAAGCGGAAGAGCTCGGGCTCGACGCCTCGCTCGCCCTCTTCGAGGAAGGAATCGGCCTTTCGCGCGTCTGCCAGGAGAAGCTCTCCGAGGTCGAGAGGCGGGTGGAGATCGTCCTGAAGGACGCCGGCGGCCGCTACGCGGCCGCGCCGTTCGAGGAAGAAGACGCCGGCGCCGCCCCCGAGGAGAACGGGAAGAACGCGCCGCCGGAATCCGCGGATTGA